The Streptomyces sp. TLI_105 DNA segment CCGGCACCCTGGTGCGCGAGGTCCTGGACGACGCGGCCCGCGACCGGCTCGTGGACAACGTGGTCGGCCACCTCCTCGACGGCGTGAGCGAACCGGTCCTGGAGCGCGCCTTCACGTACTGGACGAACATCGACGCGACCGTCGGCAAACGCATCGCCGAGGGTGTCCGCGCCCGCCAGCGTGCCTGAAGTCCCAGGAAAGGCAGCTGGTTCGACGACGCCGGTCGGCGGTCTTCGGCCGCCGGCTGCGAAGTGCTCCGCGGGCGGAGATCAGTTTCGGGGCGAAGCGGTCGGTCCCGCCTGACTCGTCATGGGTGGAGAAGCGGAGTGCTGCGGGTTCTCGGTTGCTCGAAGCACACTCAGGACCGCTTGGCGGATGGGAAGCAACAGCACGGCGGGGTCCGGCTGCTGGACGGCCAGGCTGATGTCTGTGCAGAAGATACGTGTGGCCAGGTCGCGGGTCACGTCTTCGTTGTGCAGCGGCCCGACCCTGGGCAGACTCCGAGAGATGGCCCTGAGGAACGTGTGCGGCTCGGTGGGTTCTGTTGCTGCGAGCAAGGCAGGAAGGGCCGGATGTTCTTGTGCCAGGAGCATCACCGCGTTGAGGAGCCGGTCGACCGTGATCTCGGGCGTCGGCGGGATGGAGCGAGACCCAGTGCACGGCACTTGTTGTGTCGTGCACTGGAGTTGAGTCACGAGGCGTCGGGACAGTTCCTCCAGGAGGGTGTTCCTCCCTGAAAAGTACTGGTACAGGCTTCCCGGGGAGATGCCGGCGCGACGCGCGATGGCGTTCATGCTGACAGCCTGCACACCCACGTCGGCGATGAGTCCCTCTGCCGCACCCACGATCTGGGCGACCCGGCGTTCGCCTCTCAGCTGACGCTTGCGGGGGGTGAGCCGGCGCACCGTCTACCGGACTGCTGGGGAGGGCCACCGGCGTCTCTGTCTCTGTCGATGCCACGCGGTCCGCATCTCTGGAACTCGCTTCCGGACCTCGTGCTTCGAAACGGTCCAGAACCTTCCGGGGACCGGGCAGCCGTCGGGTGCGTTGAGTACGAGAGCCGGCATGTGGGTGTGAGGTGTCGCCGACTCCTCATCCCGGAAACCTGGCAGATGCACCGCTTTCATGGCCTACGCGGGTGCTGCCGGGTGTGCACCGCTCCACGTCCGCCGCTCGGCGGGCTGCCGGGAAGGCCGGCGAAGGGCTTGCCTCCCCGTGAGCCTGCGTCTTCGGGCACTGACGTCATCGCCGGGGCGAAGGACCGTGCGCGAGGATTACGGCGAAGGCGTTCAGCCGCCTGCCGTCATGCGCTCTCGTCGTTCACGAGCAGGATCTTGCCGAGGTGGCCGCCGGCTTCCATGAGGCGGTGGCCTTCGGCGGCGTCGGCCATGGGCACGGTCTGGTCGATGACCAGTTTCACGGTGCCGTTCTCGATCATGGGCCAGACGTTCTTCTGGACCTCGGCCACGATCTCGGCCTTGTGCTCCTTGGAGCGGGTCCGCAGGGTGGTGCCGTGCACGGAGGCCCGCTTGAACACGATCTCGGCGAGGTCGAGCCGGCCCTCGAGGCCCTTCTGGAGACCGATGACGACCAGCCGGCCGTCGGCTGCCAGGGAGCGGACGTTGCGCTCCAGGTAGTCACCGCCGACGACATCGAGGATCACGTCGTAGGGACCGTGCTCGGTGAAGTCCTCGGTGCGGTAGTCGATCGCCACATCGGCGCCCAGTTCCCGGGCCTGGGCGGCCTTCTCCGCTCCGCCGACCGTCGTGACGACACGGGCGCCCAGGGCCTTGGCGATCTGGATCGCCATCGTGCCGACGCCGCCGGCGCCGCCGTGGACGAGGAGCGTCTCGCCGGCCTTCAGGCCCGCGGTCATGACGATGTTGGACCAGACCGTGGCAGTGACCTCAGGGAGGCCCGCCGCTTCCGTCAGTCCGATTCCCTTGGGGATCGTGAGGAGCTGTCCGGCGGGAACGGCGACCTTCTGCGCGTAGCCGCCTCCGGTCAGCAGGGCGCAGACCTCGTCGCCCACCTGCCGGCCGGTGACTCCCTCGCCGACGGCGCTGATGCGACCGGAGACCTCCAGCCCCGGATACGGCGACCAGCCGGGCTGCAGCGGGTAGAGCCCCCAGCGCTGCATGACGTCCGCCCGGTTCAGAGCGCTGGCCACCACATCGACGACCACCTCACCGGCGGCGGGCGTCGGGTCTTCGACCTCGACCCACTGCAGAACCTCAGGACCACCATGCTCCGTGATCGATACAGCCTTCACGACAACTCCGTTCCCACAACTGAGATGAAGGACTCTTAGGGGGTGTTGGGGACAGGGCGTCCGCGGCGTTCCCACTAGTCGGCCGATGCCGAGCGCACCGCGAGCACGATATCGAGAATGGATGACAATGCTCGCTTATGTCCGCATGCACCCGAGAGCCAAATGTTTACATCGCATACATTACGCCCCTGGAGTACGCAGTGTCAACATTCGGGGTTCGCCGCGCTGCCCCCCCCTGAGCCACAGGGCGGGGGCTCCCGTACTCCGAGTTGCACAGTCGTCCAACTCGCCAGGAGCAAGAGTGCGATCAGGGAACCGGAGCCGGCGTGCCGTGATCACTGCAGGTACGAGCCCGCAGATCAGGGCAGTTTCCGCGAGACGATTCGCCGCCCCTACCAGGGGTGCGCAGCACCACAGGATTCAGAGCTCGCTCGCTCGGACCGCTCCGCGGCAGCGGTCCGCTACAGCCGGCTACTTGACCGAAGGAGGCCACTGAGGCGGCGCATGCCTTCGGAACAGCGGGGCGAGGAAACCATCTCCGCCGGGATCAGGATCGTCGCCGCGCGCGGTGTGGCGGCGGCGACCACACGAGCCATCGCGTCCGAGGCCGGGATGCCGCTGGGAGCGTCCCACTACGTCTTCACGTCGCACGACGAGCTGATGCGGGCGGTGATCGACAACGTCATGGAAAGGGAGCGCCTCGCCGCCGAGACGTCCTGGCTGGACAGCACCGCGGTCGAAGCGGCCATCCGCAGCGGACTCGACGCCTACATAGACCTTCTCGAAGCGGATCCGCAGCGTGAACTGGCGCTGCTCGAGCTCGCCGTCTTCGCGCGGCGACAGGACGAGCACGGGCGGATGCGGGACCAGTACCGGTCCTATGACGAGGCCGCATCCGTCCTGCTGCGCAGTGCCGCGGCTGCTGCCTCGTCCATGTGGACGGCCCCTCTGGAGGAGCTTGCGCGGCATCTGGTCGCCGTCGTCGACGGCATCACCACCACCTGGCCGGCAGACCACGCCACCGAGACAGCCCGCAAGACCGCGGCTTTCGCGGCCGCCGCATTCGCAGCCTCTGCCGCCCCGCGGCCGACCGCGGAGGAGGGCCGGTCCGATCTCGACTTCGACCGTACCCGTCGGCCCTCTTCCGATTCCCTGGACGGCCGACATTCCACAGCAGGCCGGAACCGGCAGCTTCACGCCCCTGCCGCCTGAACGTGACCACGAAAAAACACCCTGCCCCTCCTCGTCCCTCAGGAGGTGCAGGGTGTGGCCCGAGGCCGTCGGGCCCCCACGGCAGCGGCGGCCTCGGAGATCGGGGGGCGTTCAGACCCTGGTGGCCGGCTTGCGGCGCGGGGTCTTCTTCTCGGTGTGCGGGTTCGCGGCAGGTACGGCCGGAGCCGAGGCCGGCAGACGCGCGCCTTCGATGTCGACGTCCGGGAGCAGTCGGTCGAGCCGGCGGGGCATCCTCCAGGCACGTCGTCCGAGCAGGGCCATGGCGGCGGGCACGAGCGTCATGCGGACGACGAAGGCGTCGATGAACACGCCGATGGCGAGCGCGAAGCCGATGGCCTTGACGATCGGGTCCTCGTTGAAGACGAAGCCGCCGAAGACCGCGACCATGATCAGTGCGGCGGCCACGACGACGCGTGCGCTGCTGGAGACGCCCTGGGCTATCGCCTCGGCGGGGTCCTTGCTGTGTTCGTAGTGTTCGCGCATCCGGCTGACGAGGAACACTTCGTAGTCCATGGCGAGGCCGAAGAGCACACCGGTGAGGAGGACCGGCAGGAAGCTGGTGACCGGGCCGATGGCTGCCACGTCGAGCAGGCCGTTCAGATGGCCCTGCTGGAAGACCCAGACCGAGGCGCCCAGGCTCGCGCCGACCGAGAGCAGGAATCCGAGTGCTGCCTTGAGCGGTACCAGGATCGACCGGAAGGCGATGGCCAGCAGGATCAGAGCGAGGATGACGATGATGCCGAGGAACAGGGGCAGAGCGTCGCCGAGCTTGCCGGCGACGTCGATGGCCATGGCGGTCTGTCCGGTGACGTAGAGGGCTCCGCCCGTGTCGGCGACCTCGGGTGCCCGGTCTCGCATGCGGTGGACCAGGTCGGTCGTGGCCTGGGCGTCGGGGCTCGACTTCGGCGCCACTCCCATGACCACGACGCCGCCGGAGGGGCTGGACACCGGGCGCGAGACGGCGGCCACGTTCTCGTCCGCGGCCAGCGCACCACGCAGCCGGGTCACGGTGGCCTGACGCTGGTTCTGCGGGATGTGCTCCGTGTCCACCACGGTGATGAGGGTGGCGTTGAAGCCGGGCCCGAAGCCCTCGGTGAGCAGGTCGTAGCTCTTGTGCTGGGTGCTGGCCTCGGGCTGTGAGGCGTAGCTGGGCAGTCCGAGGCGCAGGTCACGGGCGGGCAGGGCCAGCGCCAGCAGTCCTACGATGCCGACGAGCAGGACGAGGGCCGGCTTGCGGGTGACCGTGCGGGCCCAGGCCAGGCCCCAGGCACCGGCGG contains these protein-coding regions:
- a CDS encoding TetR/AcrR family transcriptional regulator, yielding MRRLTPRKRQLRGERRVAQIVGAAEGLIADVGVQAVSMNAIARRAGISPGSLYQYFSGRNTLLEELSRRLVTQLQCTTQQVPCTGSRSIPPTPEITVDRLLNAVMLLAQEHPALPALLAATEPTEPHTFLRAISRSLPRVGPLHNEDVTRDLATRIFCTDISLAVQQPDPAVLLLPIRQAVLSVLRATENPQHSASPPMTSQAGPTASPRN
- a CDS encoding NAD(P)H-quinone oxidoreductase, encoding MKAVSITEHGGPEVLQWVEVEDPTPAAGEVVVDVVASALNRADVMQRWGLYPLQPGWSPYPGLEVSGRISAVGEGVTGRQVGDEVCALLTGGGYAQKVAVPAGQLLTIPKGIGLTEAAGLPEVTATVWSNIVMTAGLKAGETLLVHGGAGGVGTMAIQIAKALGARVVTTVGGAEKAAQARELGADVAIDYRTEDFTEHGPYDVILDVVGGDYLERNVRSLAADGRLVVIGLQKGLEGRLDLAEIVFKRASVHGTTLRTRSKEHKAEIVAEVQKNVWPMIENGTVKLVIDQTVPMADAAEGHRLMEAGGHLGKILLVNDESA
- a CDS encoding TetR/AcrR family transcriptional regulator produces the protein MPSEQRGEETISAGIRIVAARGVAAATTRAIASEAGMPLGASHYVFTSHDELMRAVIDNVMERERLAAETSWLDSTAVEAAIRSGLDAYIDLLEADPQRELALLELAVFARRQDEHGRMRDQYRSYDEAASVLLRSAAAAASSMWTAPLEELARHLVAVVDGITTTWPADHATETARKTAAFAAAAFAASAAPRPTAEEGRSDLDFDRTRRPSSDSLDGRHSTAGRNRQLHAPAA
- a CDS encoding MMPL family transporter, which encodes MASRLYAWARWMVRRRRWVIATWIVLLAVVGGLGATLHGKRTTEFTVPGVEAQQAQDLLKEKFPPAAGGVVRVVVAAPEGKTVTDPAQRQALDAALHKAASVPGVVTVSQPTSVGAVSADRTIAYSDVRFAEEASKVEQSAKDELSTVMQPLRDAGMQVELGGSAMLPESKAGGPAELVGVVLAFVILAVALGSVVAAGLPLVTALLGVAVGVLGTLFVSGFVQMTGTATVLALMIGLAVGIDYALFVISRHREQLSDPETDWEESIARATATAGSAVVFAGATVVIALAALAITGIPFLTIMGLAGAGTVLIAVLVAISLLPAVLGVFGERMRPRRPQRKSKSKDRPAGAWGLAWARTVTRKPALVLLVGIVGLLALALPARDLRLGLPSYASQPEASTQHKSYDLLTEGFGPGFNATLITVVDTEHIPQNQRQATVTRLRGALAADENVAAVSRPVSSPSGGVVVMGVAPKSSPDAQATTDLVHRMRDRAPEVADTGGALYVTGQTAMAIDVAGKLGDALPLFLGIIVILALILLAIAFRSILVPLKAALGFLLSVGASLGASVWVFQQGHLNGLLDVAAIGPVTSFLPVLLTGVLFGLAMDYEVFLVSRMREHYEHSKDPAEAIAQGVSSSARVVVAAALIMVAVFGGFVFNEDPIVKAIGFALAIGVFIDAFVVRMTLVPAAMALLGRRAWRMPRRLDRLLPDVDIEGARLPASAPAVPAANPHTEKKTPRRKPATRV